In one Longimicrobium sp. genomic region, the following are encoded:
- a CDS encoding endonuclease/exonuclease/phosphatase family protein, whose protein sequence is MTPLARLLVLALAALLAGCATVPAPPPERAVTVLVYNIHAGKDTAEGENLPRVAELVRGTGADLVLLQEVDRNTQRSGPVDQPAVLARLTGYSVAFGRTIGFQGGDYGVALLSRWPIRRDTLVPLLVTAPPGRTTGNREQRGVLVAVVDAPGGPITVLNTHLDHTGDDVWRMQEIATVLQVSRTGVEPGIPVLIGGDLNARPESAVHEQLRGAGFRDAWEGCGEGDAMTFPASAPDRRIDYLYVNGAIRCESAQVLASDTSDHRPLVFRLRLR, encoded by the coding sequence ATGACCCCGCTCGCGCGACTGCTCGTCCTCGCCCTGGCCGCGCTGCTGGCCGGCTGCGCCACGGTCCCCGCTCCCCCGCCGGAGCGCGCGGTGACGGTGCTGGTCTACAACATCCACGCGGGCAAGGATACCGCCGAGGGCGAGAACCTGCCGCGCGTCGCGGAACTGGTTCGCGGCACGGGGGCGGACCTGGTGCTGCTCCAGGAGGTGGACCGCAACACGCAGCGGTCCGGCCCCGTCGACCAGCCGGCCGTGCTGGCGCGGCTCACCGGTTACTCGGTGGCGTTCGGGCGCACGATCGGCTTCCAGGGGGGTGACTACGGGGTGGCCCTGCTTTCCCGCTGGCCCATTCGGCGAGACACGCTGGTCCCCCTGCTGGTCACGGCCCCGCCGGGGCGCACGACGGGAAATCGGGAGCAGCGAGGGGTGCTGGTGGCGGTGGTGGATGCGCCGGGCGGGCCGATCACCGTGCTCAACACGCACCTGGACCACACGGGCGACGACGTCTGGCGGATGCAGGAGATCGCCACCGTGCTGCAGGTTTCTCGGACGGGGGTGGAGCCCGGGATCCCGGTGCTGATCGGCGGAGACCTGAATGCGCGCCCGGAGAGCGCGGTGCACGAGCAGCTGCGCGGGGCGGGGTTCCGCGATGCATGGGAGGGATGCGGGGAAGGGGATGCGATGACCTTTCCCGCCAGCGCGCCGGATCGCAGGATCGACTACCTCTACGTCAACGGCGCCATCCGCTGCGAGAGCGCGCAGGTGCTGGCCAGCGACACGTCGGATCACCGGCCGCTCGTCTTCCGGCTGCGGCTGCGCTGA